In Stigmatopora nigra isolate UIUO_SnigA chromosome 2, RoL_Snig_1.1, whole genome shotgun sequence, a single window of DNA contains:
- the LOC144208819 gene encoding uncharacterized protein LOC144208819 isoform X1, producing the protein MRPSPGFQMNLTSKGVVVHTTNFRQKADYTLEWSPVTLIHQQHVQENLNLWREIMFSEESRFCQGSLLVELKCGVDGGNLNGETYQDGFLQPMATAWDSFKTKCSSSQNWVYQ; encoded by the exons ATGAGACCATCTCCTGGATTTCAGATGAACCTCACTTCGAAAGGTGTGGTTGTTCACACAACtaacttcaggcaaaaggcagactacactctgGAATGGTCACCGGTCACCCTCATCCATCAG CAACATGTGCAGGAAAACTTGAACCTATGGAGGGAAATTATGTTCAGCGAAGAGTCCAGATTTTGTCAAGGTAGTTTGCTGGTGGAGCTGAAATGTGGAGTAGATG GAGGCAATCTCAATGGAGAAACATATCAAGATGGATTTCTGCAGCCAATGGCAACAGCCTGGGACTCATTCAAGACAAAATGCTCATCCTCTCAGAACTGGGTTTATCAGTGA
- the LOC144192851 gene encoding alpha-1-antitrypsin homolog: MHSFFASCILAPLLVASCLAAPHSGHGHDHDHHHHHHHDHLHHDHHHHLDDMKCHDLSPPNADFGFNLYKSLRAKAGAAENIFFSPLGIATALSLLSTGARHETHSQLFSTLGYSGQDQTKINEAYAHLFHMFGHGQELRQIDVANAVALDNNFMPSDTFMKTAKEFYSAEVLKVDFSKTKEAVDTINSYIAGKTHNMIKDHVEDLNEAMAMMLINTVYFKGEWVRHFNKSLTKKADFHVDETTKVEVDMMTRMGRYEVYFDSDNGTSVLMLPYKGNTSIMIVLPDEGKMKDVEEKINKEYIKHWHDSLYMQSVDVFLPKFSISTKARLDSTLKEMGITAAFGDSADFSGITDDVKVKLSKASHQALLSIDETGTEVATVTTLEMMPMSMPMLMKMDRPFLVFIVEDSTRSILFMGKISNPTAM, encoded by the exons ATGCACAGTTTCTTTGCAAGCTGTATTCTTGCACCACTGCTTGTGGCTTCCTGCTTAGCAGCCCCCCATTCAGGCCATGGTCATGACcacgaccaccaccaccaccaccaccatgacCACCTCCACcatgaccaccaccaccatttaGATGACATGAAATGCCATGACCTGTCACCTCCAAATGCAGACTTTGGCTTTAACCTTTATAAATCCCTAAGAGCCAAAGCAGGTGCTGCAGAAAATATCTTCTTCTCCCCACTGGGCATTGCCACCGCCCTGTCCCTGTTGTCCACAGGGGCACGACATGAGACTCATAGCCAGCTGTTTTCCACCTTGGGCTACAGTGGCCAGGATCAGACTAAGATCAACGAAGCATACGCACATCTTTTTCATATGTTTGGACACGGCCAGGAGCTCAGGCAAATTGATGTGGCTAATGCAGTTGCTTTAGACAACAATTTCATGCCTAGTGACACGTTCATGAAAACTGCCAAGGAATTCTACTCTGCTGAGGTTCTCAAGGTCGATTTTTCCAAAACTAAAGAAGCTGTAGATACAATCAACTCATACATAGCCGGTAAAACCCATAACATGATTAAAGACCATGTGGAGGACTTGAATGAAGCCATGGCTATGATGCTGATCAACACAGTCTACTTCAAAG GAGAATGGGTTAGACACTTCAACAAATCATTAACAAAGAAGGCTGACTTTCATGTGGACGAGACCACCAAAGTAGAAGTAGACATGATGACAAGGATGGGTCGTTATGAGGTGTATTTCGACAGTGACAATGGCACCTCTGTTTTAATGCTACCTTACAAAGGAAATACCTCCATTATGATTGTTCTGCCTGATGAGGGAAAGATGaaagatgtggaagaaaaaatCAACAAAGAGTACATTAAGCATTGGCATGACTCTCTCTACATGCA atCCGTTGACGTGTTCCTGCCCAAATTTTCCATTTCAACCAAAGCAAGACTTGACAGCACACTGAAAGAAATGGGAATAACCGCCGCTTTCGGAGACAGTGCAGATTTCTCGGGAATTACAGATGACGTCAAGGTTAAGCTGTCTAAG GCATCTCACCAGGCACTTCTGAGTATTGATGAAACAGGAACCGAAGTAGCAACTGTCACTACCCTTGAGATGATGCCAATGAGTATGCCTATGTTAATGAAAATGGATAGACCCTTTTTGGTCTTCATTGTAGAGGACTCTACACGCAGCATTCTTTTTATGGGGAAGATCAGTAATCCCACAGCCAtgtaa
- the LOC144208819 gene encoding uncharacterized protein LOC144208819 isoform X2 gives MRPSPGFQMNLTSKGVVVHTTNFRQKADYTLEWSPVTLIHQQHVQENLNLWREIMFSEESRFCQGGNLNGETYQDGFLQPMATAWDSFKTKCSSSQNWVYQ, from the exons ATGAGACCATCTCCTGGATTTCAGATGAACCTCACTTCGAAAGGTGTGGTTGTTCACACAACtaacttcaggcaaaaggcagactacactctgGAATGGTCACCGGTCACCCTCATCCATCAG CAACATGTGCAGGAAAACTTGAACCTATGGAGGGAAATTATGTTCAGCGAAGAGTCCAGATTTTGTCAAG GAGGCAATCTCAATGGAGAAACATATCAAGATGGATTTCTGCAGCCAATGGCAACAGCCTGGGACTCATTCAAGACAAAATGCTCATCCTCTCAGAACTGGGTTTATCAGTGA